One Mesorhizobium sp. J428 DNA segment encodes these proteins:
- a CDS encoding ABC transporter permease gives MLESILLTIATASTPLLIAAIGELVVERSGVLNLGVEGMMLMGAVIGFGVALTTGNPWLGVLAGIVAGAAFSMLFAFLALTLATNQVATGLALTLLGVGASGMIGEAFVGQPGVKLTPIYIPGLTDLPFGRFLFGQDPMFYISLLLVAAVSWFLFRTRAGLTLRSVGDSHTSAHALGIKVIRIRYAAVAFGGACAGLAGAQMSLVYTSQWIENMTAGRGWIALALVVFASWRPFRVLLGAYLFGAITIAQLHVQALSPNDIAVGAGPFWLLSEGGRWLLSVLKTVPAQFLSALPYLATVVVLVLISRNRRLTLINTPACLGRPFVPDR, from the coding sequence ATGCTTGAATCGATCCTGCTCACCATCGCGACCGCCTCGACACCGCTGCTCATCGCCGCGATCGGCGAACTGGTGGTCGAGCGCTCGGGCGTGCTGAACCTCGGCGTCGAGGGCATGATGCTGATGGGCGCGGTCATCGGCTTCGGCGTGGCGTTGACCACCGGCAATCCTTGGCTCGGCGTGCTGGCGGGCATCGTCGCGGGTGCGGCCTTCTCGATGCTCTTCGCCTTCCTGGCGCTGACGCTCGCCACCAACCAGGTCGCGACGGGCCTGGCGCTGACGCTGCTCGGCGTCGGCGCCTCCGGCATGATCGGCGAGGCCTTCGTCGGCCAACCGGGCGTCAAGCTGACGCCGATCTACATTCCAGGGCTGACCGACCTGCCGTTCGGCCGCTTCCTGTTCGGGCAGGACCCGATGTTCTACATCTCGCTGCTGCTCGTCGCGGCGGTGTCGTGGTTCCTGTTCCGCACGCGGGCCGGCCTGACGCTGCGCTCGGTCGGCGACAGCCACACCTCGGCGCACGCGCTCGGCATCAAGGTGATCCGCATCCGCTATGCGGCGGTAGCCTTCGGCGGCGCTTGTGCTGGGCTCGCGGGCGCGCAGATGTCGCTGGTCTACACGTCGCAGTGGATCGAGAACATGACGGCCGGCCGCGGCTGGATCGCGCTGGCGCTGGTCGTGTTCGCCTCCTGGCGGCCGTTCCGCGTGCTGCTCGGCGCCTATCTGTTCGGCGCGATCACCATCGCCCAGTTGCATGTGCAGGCGCTCAGTCCTAACGACATCGCCGTCGGCGCCGGCCCGTTCTGGCTGCTGAGCGAAGGCGGCCGCTGGCTGCTGTCGGTGCTGAAGACGGTGCCGGCGCAGTTCCTGTCGGCGCTGCCCTATCTGGCAACGGTGGTGGTGCTTGTGCTTATCTCGCGCAACCGGCGCCTGACGCTGATCAACACGCCCGCCTGTCTCGGGCGCCCCTTCGTGCCGGACCGGTGA
- a CDS encoding BMP family ABC transporter substrate-binding protein, giving the protein MRKLVIALAASAAAIIASGNAFAQEKTKACFIYVGPIGDFGWSYQHHQGALEMQKAIGEDKVEIAYLESVPEGADAERAIERFARSGCKIIFTTSFGYMDATNTVAAKFPDVKFEHATGFKRDTPNVSTYNSKFHEGRYVQGVIAAKLSKAGVAGYIASFPIPEVVMGINSFVLGAQSVNPDFKVKVVWANTWFDPGKEADAAKALLDQGVDIITQHTDSTAPMQVAHERGVKAFGQASDMIKFGPETQLTSIVDNWGPYYTERVKAVMDGSWKQVDVWGGMKEGHVLMAPYTNMPDDVKKLAEETEAKIKGGFNPFTGPIKKQDGSDWLAAGATAPDGELLGLNFYVQGVDDQLPKQ; this is encoded by the coding sequence ATGAGAAAACTCGTCATAGCCCTCGCGGCGTCGGCAGCCGCGATCATCGCGTCGGGCAATGCCTTCGCGCAGGAGAAGACCAAGGCCTGCTTCATCTATGTCGGCCCGATCGGCGACTTCGGCTGGTCGTATCAGCATCACCAGGGCGCGCTGGAGATGCAGAAGGCGATCGGCGAAGACAAGGTCGAGATCGCCTATCTGGAAAGCGTGCCGGAAGGCGCGGACGCCGAACGCGCCATCGAGCGCTTCGCCCGCTCCGGCTGCAAGATCATCTTCACCACCTCCTTCGGCTACATGGACGCGACCAACACGGTCGCCGCCAAGTTCCCGGACGTGAAGTTCGAGCACGCGACCGGCTTCAAGCGCGACACGCCGAACGTCTCGACCTACAATTCGAAGTTCCACGAGGGCCGCTATGTGCAGGGCGTGATCGCCGCCAAGCTGTCCAAGGCGGGCGTCGCCGGCTACATCGCCTCCTTCCCGATCCCCGAGGTCGTGATGGGCATCAACTCCTTCGTGCTCGGAGCACAGTCGGTGAACCCCGACTTCAAGGTCAAGGTGGTGTGGGCCAACACCTGGTTCGACCCGGGCAAGGAAGCCGACGCCGCCAAGGCGCTGCTCGACCAGGGTGTCGACATCATCACCCAGCACACCGACTCGACCGCGCCGATGCAGGTGGCGCACGAGCGCGGCGTAAAGGCGTTCGGCCAGGCGTCCGACATGATCAAGTTCGGTCCGGAGACCCAGCTCACCTCGATCGTCGATAACTGGGGCCCGTACTACACCGAGAGGGTCAAGGCGGTGATGGACGGCTCCTGGAAGCAGGTCGACGTCTGGGGCGGCATGAAGGAAGGCCACGTTTTGATGGCGCCCTACACCAACATGCCCGACGACGTGAAGAAGCTGGCCGAGGAGACCGAGGCCAAGATCAAGGGCGGCTTCAACCCGTTCACCGGTCCGATCAAGAAGCAGGACGGCTCGGACTGGCTCGCCGCCGGCGCAACCGCTCCGGACGGCGAGCTGCTCGGCCTGAACTTCTACGTCCAGGGCGTGGACGACCAGCTGCCGAAGCAGTGA
- a CDS encoding acyltransferase, whose amino-acid sequence MSRNVSPVDRIATLDWLRLVAALAVVAFHYLFRGAAASGFLEEGYPQAAGIAIYGYLGVHLFFLISGYVIAWSAEGRGWLDFGVARFVRLYPGFLVCMTVSFAVLFAIQPEWGSVTVRQYVANLFMFAPALGEGFVDGVYWSIVLELIFYGWVTLALMSGAFHTLRLELVAGWLVLSAVNEFSIGSHAMRFLFLTEYGPLFASGILIHHIQTRGRSAEALVLLAASLTQSTSLMVVGKGWMEVHYGTSVPMIGLVAANLAMHALLVAAILLRERVSATWLSLAVGGLTYPLYLLHQNIGYAAIDAFAPLAGKWLAAGLVTAAMLGLSWLIWRWIETPMRRSLMRVAGPALSRLTVSIASITGNIAHAKPA is encoded by the coding sequence ATGTCCCGGAATGTGTCACCCGTCGACCGTATCGCAACGCTGGACTGGCTCCGCCTCGTCGCGGCGCTCGCGGTCGTGGCGTTCCACTATCTTTTTCGCGGTGCGGCCGCGAGCGGCTTCCTCGAAGAGGGCTATCCGCAGGCCGCCGGCATTGCGATCTATGGCTATCTTGGCGTCCATCTGTTCTTCCTGATCAGCGGTTATGTCATCGCCTGGTCGGCCGAAGGACGCGGCTGGCTCGACTTCGGCGTCGCGCGCTTCGTGCGTCTCTATCCCGGCTTCCTCGTCTGCATGACCGTCAGCTTCGCCGTGTTGTTCGCCATCCAGCCGGAATGGGGAAGCGTCACCGTCCGGCAGTATGTCGCAAACCTGTTCATGTTCGCGCCGGCGCTCGGCGAAGGGTTCGTCGACGGCGTCTACTGGTCGATCGTGCTCGAGCTGATCTTCTACGGCTGGGTGACGCTCGCGCTGATGTCGGGCGCCTTCCACACACTTCGTCTCGAACTCGTCGCCGGATGGCTGGTGCTTTCGGCCGTGAACGAATTCTCGATCGGCAGCCACGCGATGCGCTTCCTGTTCCTCACCGAATACGGGCCGCTCTTCGCCTCGGGCATCCTGATCCATCACATCCAGACCCGCGGGCGCTCCGCCGAGGCGCTGGTGTTGCTCGCAGCCTCCCTCACGCAGTCGACCAGCCTGATGGTCGTCGGTAAGGGCTGGATGGAGGTTCATTATGGGACATCCGTACCGATGATCGGCCTCGTCGCCGCCAATCTCGCCATGCACGCCCTGCTGGTCGCAGCGATCCTGTTGCGCGAGAGGGTCAGCGCGACGTGGCTATCGCTTGCGGTCGGCGGCCTCACCTACCCGCTCTATCTGCTGCACCAGAACATCGGCTACGCCGCGATCGACGCATTCGCGCCTTTGGCGGGCAAATGGTTGGCGGCCGGGCTCGTCACCGCCGCGATGCTGGGTCTCTCCTGGCTCATCTGGCGCTGGATCGAAACGCCGATGCGGCGTTCCCTGATGCGGGTTGCCGGGCCGGCACTCTCTAGGCTCACCGTGTCAATCGCGTCGATCACTGGGAACATCGCCCACGCCAAGCCGGCTTAG